Proteins from one Peromyscus eremicus chromosome 8a, PerEre_H2_v1, whole genome shotgun sequence genomic window:
- the Rmnd5b gene encoding E3 ubiquitin-protein transferase RMND5B isoform X1 yields MTAAPEAGWAAGLGDSCPAPGPGVRGAPTKARSSRRPHLPRAGGVAPTQTSRLRAPDWVREATMEQCACVERELDKVLHKFLTYGQHCEQSLEELLHYVGQLRTELASAALQGTPLSATLSLVMSQCCRKIKDTVQKLASDHKDIHSSVSRVGKAIDRNFDSEICGVVSDAVWDSREKQQQILQMAIVEHLYQQGMLSVAEELCQESTLNVDLDFKQPFLELNRILEALHEQDLGPALEWAVSHRQRLLELNSSLEFKLHRLHFIRLLAGGPEKQLEALSYARHFQPFARLHQREIQVMMGSLVYLRLGLEKSPYCHLLDNSHWAEICETFTRDACSLLGLAVESPLSVSFASGCVALPVLMNIKAVIEQRQCTGVWSHKDELPIEIELGMKCWYHSVFACPILRQQTSDSNPPIKLICGHVISRDALNKLINGGKLKCPYCPMEQNPADGKRIIF; encoded by the exons ATGACAGCGGCGCCGGAAGCCGGCTGGGCTGCAGGACTAGGTGACAGCTGCCCGGCTCCGGGTCCCGGGGTGCGGGGCGCCCCGACCAAAGCCCGGAGCAGTCGTCGGCCACACCTTCCAAGGGCTGGTGGAGTCGCCCCGACTCAGACGTCCCGTCTTCGTGCACCCGACTGGGTCAGAG AGGCCACCATGGAACAGTGTGCATGCGTGGAGAGGGAGCTCGACAAAGTCCTGCACAAGTTCCTGACCTACGGGCAACACTGCGAGCAGAGCCTGGAGGAGCTGCTGCACTACGTGGGCCAGCTGAGGACGGAGCTGGCCAGTGCCG CTCTCCAGGGGACCCCTCTCTCAGCCACCCTCTCCCTTGTAATGTCCCAGTGCTGTCGGAAGATCAAAGACACCGTCCAGAAACTGGCGTCAGACCACAAGGACATTCACAGCAGCGTCTCCCGAGTGGGCAAAGCCATTGACAGG AACTTTGACTCTGAGATCTGCGGCGTAGTCTCGGATGCCGTGTGGGACTCCcgtgagaagcagcagcagatcCTGCAGATGGCCATTGTGGAGCACCTGTACCAGCAGGGCATGCTCAGTGTAGCTGAGGAGTTGTGCCAG GAATCAACATTGAATGTGGACCTGGACTTCAAGCAGCCCTTCTTGGAGTTGAATCGGATCTTGGAAGCTCTACATGAGCAAGACCTGGGGCCTGCACTGGA ATGGGCTGTATCCCATCGGCAGCGCCTGCTGGAGCTCAACAGCTCACTGGAGTTCAAGCTGCACCGGCTGCACTTTATCCGCCTTCTAGCTGGTGGCCCCGAGAAGCAGCTGGAGGCCCTCAGCTATGCCCGGCACTTCCAGCCCTTTGCTCGGCTGCACCAGAGAG AGATCCAGGTGATGATGGGCAGCCTGGTGTACCTGCGGCTGGGCTTGGAGAAGTCACCCTACTGCCACCTCCTAGACAACAGCCACTGGGCGGAGATCTGTGAGACCTTTACTCGGGATGCGTGTTCCCTGCTGGGGCTTGCAGTGGAGTCCCCACTTAGTGTCAG CtttgcttctggctgtgtggcacTGCCAGTGCTGATGAACATCAAAGCTGTCATCGAACAGAGGCAGTGCACTGGCGTGTGGAGTCACAAGGATGAGCTGCCG ATTGAGATCGAGTTGGGCATGAAGTGCTGGTATCACTCCGTGTTTGCATGTCCCATCCTGCGACAGCAGACCTCAGATTCCAACCCTCCCATCAAGCTCATCTGTGGCCATGTCATCTCCCGAGACGCACTCAACAAGCTCATCAATGGAGGAAA GCTCAAGTGTCCCTACTGTCCTATGGAGCAGAATCCAGCAGATGGGAAACGGATCATATTTTGA
- the Rmnd5b gene encoding E3 ubiquitin-protein transferase RMND5B isoform X2 produces MEQCACVERELDKVLHKFLTYGQHCEQSLEELLHYVGQLRTELASAALQGTPLSATLSLVMSQCCRKIKDTVQKLASDHKDIHSSVSRVGKAIDRNFDSEICGVVSDAVWDSREKQQQILQMAIVEHLYQQGMLSVAEELCQESTLNVDLDFKQPFLELNRILEALHEQDLGPALEWAVSHRQRLLELNSSLEFKLHRLHFIRLLAGGPEKQLEALSYARHFQPFARLHQREIQVMMGSLVYLRLGLEKSPYCHLLDNSHWAEICETFTRDACSLLGLAVESPLSVSFASGCVALPVLMNIKAVIEQRQCTGVWSHKDELPIEIELGMKCWYHSVFACPILRQQTSDSNPPIKLICGHVISRDALNKLINGGKLKCPYCPMEQNPADGKRIIF; encoded by the exons ATGGAACAGTGTGCATGCGTGGAGAGGGAGCTCGACAAAGTCCTGCACAAGTTCCTGACCTACGGGCAACACTGCGAGCAGAGCCTGGAGGAGCTGCTGCACTACGTGGGCCAGCTGAGGACGGAGCTGGCCAGTGCCG CTCTCCAGGGGACCCCTCTCTCAGCCACCCTCTCCCTTGTAATGTCCCAGTGCTGTCGGAAGATCAAAGACACCGTCCAGAAACTGGCGTCAGACCACAAGGACATTCACAGCAGCGTCTCCCGAGTGGGCAAAGCCATTGACAGG AACTTTGACTCTGAGATCTGCGGCGTAGTCTCGGATGCCGTGTGGGACTCCcgtgagaagcagcagcagatcCTGCAGATGGCCATTGTGGAGCACCTGTACCAGCAGGGCATGCTCAGTGTAGCTGAGGAGTTGTGCCAG GAATCAACATTGAATGTGGACCTGGACTTCAAGCAGCCCTTCTTGGAGTTGAATCGGATCTTGGAAGCTCTACATGAGCAAGACCTGGGGCCTGCACTGGA ATGGGCTGTATCCCATCGGCAGCGCCTGCTGGAGCTCAACAGCTCACTGGAGTTCAAGCTGCACCGGCTGCACTTTATCCGCCTTCTAGCTGGTGGCCCCGAGAAGCAGCTGGAGGCCCTCAGCTATGCCCGGCACTTCCAGCCCTTTGCTCGGCTGCACCAGAGAG AGATCCAGGTGATGATGGGCAGCCTGGTGTACCTGCGGCTGGGCTTGGAGAAGTCACCCTACTGCCACCTCCTAGACAACAGCCACTGGGCGGAGATCTGTGAGACCTTTACTCGGGATGCGTGTTCCCTGCTGGGGCTTGCAGTGGAGTCCCCACTTAGTGTCAG CtttgcttctggctgtgtggcacTGCCAGTGCTGATGAACATCAAAGCTGTCATCGAACAGAGGCAGTGCACTGGCGTGTGGAGTCACAAGGATGAGCTGCCG ATTGAGATCGAGTTGGGCATGAAGTGCTGGTATCACTCCGTGTTTGCATGTCCCATCCTGCGACAGCAGACCTCAGATTCCAACCCTCCCATCAAGCTCATCTGTGGCCATGTCATCTCCCGAGACGCACTCAACAAGCTCATCAATGGAGGAAA GCTCAAGTGTCCCTACTGTCCTATGGAGCAGAATCCAGCAGATGGGAAACGGATCATATTTTGA